The proteins below are encoded in one region of Flavobacterium sp. IMCC34852:
- the gldC gene encoding gliding motility protein GldC — MSNTIKSEIKFNVELDENRIPEKLTWTAQDGGVEQEEAKAMMLSIWDSKAQETLRIDLWTKDMPVDEMKKFFHQTLVAMSDTFQRATTDEKMADTMRDFCDYFAEKLELKK, encoded by the coding sequence ATGAGTAATACCATTAAATCCGAAATAAAATTTAACGTCGAATTAGACGAAAATCGAATCCCAGAAAAGCTGACTTGGACCGCTCAAGACGGAGGAGTAGAGCAAGAAGAAGCCAAAGCCATGATGCTTTCCATTTGGGACAGCAAGGCACAAGAAACTCTTCGTATTGATTTGTGGACCAAAGATATGCCGGTAGATGAAATGAAAAAATTCTTTCATCAAACGTTAGTTGCGATGTCGGATACTTTTCAACGTGCAACCACCGATGAAAAAATGGCGGACACCATGAGGGATTTTTGTGATTATTTTGCCGAGAAATTAGAGTTGAAAAAATAG
- the nadE gene encoding NAD(+) synthase encodes MAKKSKLKVGEVNTFIVSWLKDYATKAKVNGFVIGISGGVDSAVTSTLCAQTGLTTLCVEMPIHQDPTQVSRGREHIEQLKKRFPNVQNIEADLTGVFETFKQAVPKSDNETKLNLSLANTRARLRMTTLYYFAGIHGLLVAGTGNKVEDFGVGFYTKYGDGGVDLSPIADLMKSDVYALGEYLEIPKSIQNAAPTDGLFGDSRTDEDQLGASYDELEWAMSEAENNKKSDDFTGREKEVFEIYKKLNTINQHKMTPIPVCIIPSFLK; translated from the coding sequence ATGGCTAAAAAAAGCAAACTAAAAGTAGGGGAAGTCAATACCTTTATTGTTTCATGGTTAAAGGATTACGCTACAAAAGCAAAAGTGAATGGTTTTGTGATTGGTATTTCTGGTGGAGTTGATTCGGCTGTAACCTCAACCTTGTGTGCTCAAACCGGTTTAACAACTTTGTGTGTTGAAATGCCGATTCATCAAGACCCTACGCAAGTGAGTCGCGGAAGGGAACACATTGAACAATTGAAAAAAAGATTTCCGAATGTTCAAAATATTGAAGCAGACTTGACCGGCGTTTTTGAAACATTTAAGCAAGCGGTACCCAAATCTGATAATGAAACCAAATTGAATTTGTCATTGGCCAATACCCGAGCGAGATTGCGAATGACGACTTTGTATTATTTTGCCGGAATTCATGGATTATTGGTCGCCGGAACAGGGAATAAAGTAGAAGATTTTGGCGTTGGTTTTTATACCAAATATGGAGATGGCGGAGTTGATTTGAGTCCAATTGCCGATTTAATGAAAAGTGATGTATATGCCTTGGGCGAATATTTAGAAATTCCGAAGTCGATACAAAATGCGGCTCCGACCGATGGATTGTTTGGTGATTCAAGAACCGATGAAGATCAATTGGGTGCGAGTTATGATGAATTAGAATGGGCAATGTCTGAAGCCGAAAACAATAAAAAAAGCGATGATTTCACAGGAAGAGAGAAAGAAGTCTTTGAGATTTATAAGAAGTTAAATACAATAAATCAGCATAAAATGACCCCAATTCCTGTATGTATAATCCCAAGTTTTTTAAAATAA
- a CDS encoding polyprenyl synthetase family protein translates to MNITSQIKKPIQNEMELFEKKFYESMTSKVALLNRITYYIVNRKGKQMRPMFVFLVAKMLSEKGEVNERTYRGASVIELIHTATLVHDDVVDDSNRRRGFFSINALWKNKIAVLVGDYLLSKGLLLSIDHGDFDLLRIISVAVREMSEGELLQIEKARRLDIVEDVYYEIIRKKTATLIASCCALGAKSVSEDEDQVEAMRKFGELIGMAFQIKDDLFDYTDDAIGKPTGIDIKEQKMTLPLIHALNNCSDKEKSWCINSIKNHNKDKKRVKEVIQFVKDKNGLQYAEQKMMQFQQEALEILSNFPQSEFRDALSLMVNYVIERKK, encoded by the coding sequence ATGAATATTACTTCGCAAATAAAAAAGCCTATTCAGAATGAAATGGAACTTTTCGAGAAAAAGTTCTACGAATCGATGACTTCTAAAGTGGCGCTTTTAAACCGAATTACTTATTATATTGTCAACCGAAAAGGAAAGCAAATGCGACCGATGTTTGTTTTTTTGGTGGCCAAAATGCTTTCTGAAAAAGGTGAGGTTAATGAAAGAACTTATCGCGGAGCTTCAGTAATCGAATTGATTCACACAGCAACTTTGGTTCATGATGATGTGGTAGATGACAGCAATCGCCGCCGCGGATTTTTCTCCATTAATGCTTTGTGGAAAAACAAAATCGCAGTTTTGGTGGGTGATTATTTATTGTCTAAAGGATTATTACTTTCCATAGATCATGGCGATTTTGATTTGCTCAGAATAATCTCTGTCGCTGTGCGCGAAATGAGTGAAGGCGAATTACTCCAAATAGAAAAAGCCAGAAGATTAGATATAGTAGAAGACGTTTATTACGAAATAATCCGAAAAAAAACAGCAACCTTAATTGCTTCATGTTGTGCTCTTGGTGCTAAATCGGTTTCTGAAGATGAGGATCAAGTAGAAGCCATGCGGAAATTTGGCGAACTCATCGGAATGGCTTTTCAAATCAAAGATGACTTATTCGATTATACTGATGATGCGATTGGTAAGCCAACAGGTATCGACATCAAAGAACAAAAAATGACTTTACCATTGATTCATGCTTTGAACAATTGTTCCGATAAAGAAAAAAGTTGGTGTATCAATTCAATTAAAAACCACAACAAAGACAAAAAACGCGTTAAGGAAGTCATCCAATTTGTCAAAGACAAAAACGGTTTACAATATGCCGAACAAAAAATGATGCAATTTCAACAAGAAGCCCTTGAAATACTCTCCAATTTTCCCCAATCTGAATTCAGAGATGCTCTTTCGCTAATGGTAAATTATGTTATTGAAAGAAAAAAATAA
- the dnaG gene encoding DNA primase, with translation MITRETIDKVFETARVEEVIGDFVQLKRAGSNFKGLSPFSDERSPSFMVSPVKQIWKDFSSGKGGSVVTFLMEHEHFTYPEAIRYLANKYNIEIEETEVSQEDKIEANEKESMYLVSEFAKSYFHDTLLNTEEGKAIGLSYFKERGFTNETIAKFGLGYSPESWDAFTKEALAKGYQLEFLEKVGLTITREDGKHFDRFKGRVMFPIQSLSGRNLGFGGRILTNDKKAAKYLNSPESDIYHKSKVLYGIFHAKQAIAKQNNCYLVEGYTDVIQLHHAGVENVVASSGTALTPDQIRLINRLTKNITVLFDGDAAGLRASVRGIDLILEEGMNVKVCTFPDGDDPDSFARKNSYEDLVHYLENNAKDFIQFKASLLMDEAKNDPIKKADLIRDMVVSISKIPDRIKREIYIQETARIMDISEQVLLNTLAQLVQKDISEAGKKLKTEQKAFEVVKNDVQVAREKLDILSNLEISIINILVLYGNLETDFENIYVNFDEEGNEIEVKEKIKCKISERIFLSLQEDEISFTNPLFQEIYNDLIHNYVNNPSFEIVNYMNTLEEEHSSFISNLIMENERYTLAGWLEKKQVFVKEKDSEEVLTNLVTETLISLREYLINKLIVDLMNSFSAEEENSDLEEIKVMINDYNKLKVTLTNKIGRIRSTYL, from the coding sequence TTGATTACCCGCGAAACCATAGATAAAGTATTTGAAACCGCACGTGTGGAAGAAGTCATCGGTGATTTCGTTCAGCTCAAACGTGCCGGAAGTAATTTTAAAGGCTTGAGTCCTTTTTCGGATGAACGCTCGCCTTCCTTTATGGTGTCACCGGTAAAACAAATTTGGAAAGATTTCAGTTCGGGAAAAGGGGGAAGTGTAGTGACTTTTTTGATGGAACACGAGCATTTTACCTATCCGGAAGCGATTCGTTATTTGGCCAACAAGTACAATATCGAAATTGAAGAAACCGAAGTTTCTCAAGAAGATAAAATCGAAGCCAACGAAAAAGAAAGTATGTATTTGGTGTCGGAATTTGCCAAAAGCTATTTTCACGACACTCTTTTAAATACCGAAGAAGGGAAAGCTATAGGTTTATCTTATTTCAAAGAAAGAGGTTTTACCAATGAAACGATTGCCAAATTTGGTTTGGGTTATTCGCCCGAGTCTTGGGATGCCTTTACCAAAGAAGCTTTGGCCAAAGGTTACCAATTAGAATTCTTGGAAAAAGTCGGATTAACCATTACTCGTGAAGACGGAAAGCATTTCGACCGTTTCAAAGGCAGAGTCATGTTCCCGATTCAAAGTTTGTCCGGAAGAAACTTAGGTTTCGGCGGTAGGATTTTGACTAATGATAAAAAAGCAGCCAAATACCTTAATTCACCCGAAAGCGACATTTACCATAAGAGTAAAGTTTTGTATGGGATTTTCCACGCTAAACAAGCCATTGCTAAACAGAACAACTGTTATTTAGTCGAAGGTTATACTGATGTTATTCAGTTGCACCATGCCGGTGTTGAAAATGTAGTAGCGTCATCCGGAACGGCTTTAACGCCCGATCAGATCCGATTAATCAATCGTTTGACTAAAAATATCACTGTGCTTTTTGATGGTGATGCGGCCGGATTGAGAGCTTCTGTGCGCGGAATCGATTTGATTTTGGAAGAAGGGATGAATGTGAAGGTTTGTACTTTCCCCGATGGTGATGATCCGGACAGTTTCGCCAGAAAAAATTCTTATGAGGATTTAGTCCACTATTTAGAAAACAACGCTAAAGATTTTATTCAGTTCAAAGCTTCACTTTTGATGGATGAAGCCAAAAATGATCCGATAAAAAAGGCTGATTTGATTCGCGATATGGTCGTGAGTATTTCCAAAATTCCGGACCGAATCAAAAGAGAAATTTATATCCAAGAAACCGCCCGTATCATGGATATTTCGGAGCAGGTTTTGCTGAATACTTTAGCGCAATTGGTGCAAAAAGACATTTCGGAAGCCGGAAAGAAACTTAAGACCGAACAAAAGGCTTTTGAGGTTGTTAAGAATGATGTTCAAGTAGCCAGAGAGAAACTAGATATTTTATCAAATCTTGAAATCAGTATTATAAATATATTGGTTCTGTATGGGAATTTAGAAACAGATTTTGAAAATATCTATGTCAATTTTGATGAAGAGGGCAATGAAATTGAAGTCAAAGAGAAAATAAAGTGTAAAATTTCCGAACGTATTTTTTTGAGTCTTCAAGAAGATGAAATAAGCTTCACTAATCCATTATTTCAGGAAATATATAATGATTTGATTCATAATTATGTCAATAATCCAAGTTTTGAAATAGTGAATTACATGAATACTTTAGAAGAGGAACACTCAAGTTTCATTTCAAATTTAATAATGGAAAATGAACGTTATACATTAGCGGGTTGGTTGGAAAAAAAGCAGGTTTTTGTAAAAGAAAAAGATTCTGAAGAAGTACTTACAAATTTAGTTACCGAAACTTTAATTTCTTTACGTGAATATCTGATTAATAAATTGATTGTTGATTTAATGAACAGTTTCTCCGCAGAAGAAGAGAATAGTGACTTAGAGGAAATCAAAGTAATGATTAATGATTACAATAAATTAAAAGTCACTTTGACCAACAAAATAGGCAGAATACGTTCTACATACTTATAA
- the yihA gene encoding ribosome biogenesis GTP-binding protein YihA/YsxC: MKITSAEFIISNSDVSKCPKEPLPEYAFIGRSNVGKSSLINMLTNNKNLAKTSGKPGKTQLINHFKINLNWFLVDLPGYGYARVSKKTKEVFQKFITDYFEKREQLVCAFVLIDIRLEAQKIDLEFINYLGEIEVPFCIIFTKADKISKTKIDSHVAAYRKALLANNWEEMPQYFVTSSLEATGRETLLEFIDGVNAEMFKSGDL, encoded by the coding sequence ATGAAAATTACCAGTGCCGAATTTATCATCAGCAATTCTGACGTAAGCAAATGTCCCAAAGAACCTTTGCCGGAATACGCCTTTATTGGTCGTTCTAATGTGGGCAAATCTTCTTTGATTAACATGTTGACCAATAATAAGAATTTGGCCAAAACTTCGGGGAAACCAGGAAAAACTCAGTTAATTAACCATTTTAAAATCAATTTGAATTGGTTTTTGGTCGATTTACCCGGTTATGGTTATGCTCGTGTTTCTAAAAAAACCAAAGAAGTTTTTCAAAAATTCATCACCGATTATTTTGAGAAAAGAGAACAATTGGTTTGTGCCTTTGTCTTGATTGACATTCGATTGGAAGCACAAAAAATTGATTTGGAATTCATCAATTATTTAGGTGAAATCGAAGTGCCTTTCTGCATCATTTTTACTAAAGCCGATAAAATAAGTAAAACTAAAATTGATTCCCATGTTGCGGCTTACCGCAAAGCCCTATTAGCCAATAATTGGGAAGAAATGCCACAATACTTTGTAACTTCATCACTTGAAGCAACCGGAAGAGAAACACTTTTAGAGTTTATTGATGGAGTAAACGCAGAAATGTTTAAAAGCGGAGATTTGTAA
- a CDS encoding alpha/beta fold hydrolase, whose protein sequence is MEGNFKKEGRYSYFEAGEGTPIVVLHGLMGGLSNFNGVADYFSSNGYKVVIPELPIYTQNILKTNVKAFAKYVKDFITFKGFDRVILLGNSLGGHIALYHSKMYPEKVAGLVITGSSGLYESAMGDSYPKRGDYEYIKKKAEAVFYDPKVATKEIVDEVFSVVNDRIKVIKTLTIAKSAIRHNMAKDLPKMHVKTCIIWGKNDQVTPPEVAEEFHKLMPNSELYWIDKCGHAAMMEHPDEFNRLLHEWLKEVHL, encoded by the coding sequence ATGGAAGGAAATTTTAAAAAAGAAGGAAGGTATTCCTATTTCGAAGCCGGAGAAGGCACGCCGATTGTTGTTTTACACGGATTGATGGGCGGATTGAGTAATTTTAACGGAGTAGCCGATTATTTTTCCTCTAATGGCTACAAAGTAGTCATTCCTGAGTTGCCTATTTATACCCAAAATATTTTAAAAACCAATGTTAAGGCTTTTGCCAAATACGTAAAAGACTTTATAACTTTTAAAGGTTTTGACCGAGTGATTTTGTTGGGCAATTCCCTTGGCGGACACATTGCTTTATACCATTCTAAAATGTATCCTGAAAAAGTAGCCGGATTAGTAATTACAGGCAGTTCAGGACTTTACGAAAGCGCCATGGGAGACAGCTACCCAAAACGAGGCGATTACGAATACATCAAGAAAAAAGCAGAAGCGGTTTTTTATGATCCGAAAGTGGCTACTAAAGAAATTGTTGACGAAGTTTTTTCGGTAGTGAATGACCGCATTAAAGTGATTAAAACGTTGACCATTGCCAAAAGTGCTATTCGTCACAACATGGCCAAAGATTTGCCAAAAATGCATGTGAAAACTTGTATTATTTGGGGTAAAAATGACCAAGTGACACCGCCGGAAGTAGCAGAAGAATTTCATAAATTAATGCCTAATTCTGAATTATATTGGATTGACAAATGTGGTCATGCGGCAATGATGGAACATCCTGATGAGTTTAACCGATTGTTACATGAATGGTTAAAAGAAGTTCATTTATAA
- the rlmN gene encoding 23S rRNA (adenine(2503)-C(2))-methyltransferase RlmN has product MEIEKKDIRSLTKAQLRDFFVANGDKAFRGNQVYEWLWNKASHSFEDMTNVSKETRAMLENNFVINHIKVDTMQRSEDGTVKNAVRLHDGLIVESVLIPTETRTTACVSSQVGCSLDCNFCATARLKRMRNLEPGEIYDQVVAIDRESRLYYNRPLSNIVFMGMGEPLMNYNNVMKAIDMITSEEGLGMSPKRITVSTSGVSKMIKKMADDEVKFKLAVSLHSAIEETRNRIMPFTKNFQLPELKEALQYWYQKTKSKVTYEYVVWKGINDDKASIDALVKFCKYVPCKVNLIEYNPIDDGEFQQASDEAIDNYIKALSKYDIVAKVRRSRGKDIDAACGQLANKS; this is encoded by the coding sequence ATGGAAATCGAGAAAAAAGACATCCGAAGTTTGACTAAAGCCCAATTGCGCGATTTTTTTGTAGCCAATGGCGATAAAGCGTTTCGCGGCAATCAAGTCTATGAATGGCTATGGAACAAAGCATCCCATAGTTTTGAAGACATGACCAATGTGTCTAAAGAAACCCGTGCGATGCTCGAAAATAACTTCGTTATCAACCATATCAAAGTCGATACCATGCAACGCAGTGAAGACGGAACGGTCAAAAACGCCGTTCGTTTACACGATGGTTTAATTGTGGAAAGTGTTTTGATTCCCACAGAAACCAGAACAACCGCTTGTGTTTCGAGCCAAGTGGGTTGTAGTTTGGATTGTAATTTTTGCGCCACGGCACGTTTGAAACGAATGCGAAATCTGGAGCCGGGAGAAATTTATGACCAAGTAGTGGCGATTGACCGAGAAAGCCGGTTGTATTACAATCGTCCGTTATCGAATATCGTTTTTATGGGTATGGGCGAACCGTTGATGAATTATAACAACGTGATGAAAGCCATTGACATGATTACCTCTGAAGAAGGTTTAGGGATGTCGCCAAAGCGCATTACGGTTTCCACATCGGGCGTTTCTAAAATGATTAAAAAAATGGCGGATGATGAGGTCAAGTTTAAATTGGCGGTTTCATTGCATTCAGCTATAGAAGAAACCCGAAATCGCATTATGCCTTTCACTAAAAATTTCCAATTGCCCGAATTGAAAGAAGCTTTGCAGTATTGGTACCAAAAAACAAAAAGCAAAGTTACCTATGAATATGTCGTTTGGAAAGGTATCAACGATGATAAAGCTTCTATAGATGCTCTTGTGAAATTTTGTAAATATGTTCCGTGTAAAGTCAATTTAATTGAATACAACCCTATTGATGATGGGGAATTCCAACAAGCCTCAGACGAAGCGATTGATAATTATATCAAAGCTTTGAGCAAATATGATATTGTAGCCAAAGTACGTCGCAGTCGCGGAAAAGACATTGATGCCGCTTGTGGTCAATTGGCTAATAAATCATAA
- the gldB gene encoding gliding motility lipoprotein GldB: MKKYFAILTLGFLLVSCDQKTKVEKAVEEIPVALQVDRFDRAFFEANPNELAALKAEYPFFFPEGTPDEVWIEKMQNKDWRDLYTEVQKKYPDFEKQTNEIEDLFKHLKYYFPETVLPKVYTVIGEMDYTSKAIYANDKLIIALELYLGKEVKFYTFPEYLRQNFEERQMMPDIVTSYAIRKIPPPKDKTLLGEMVYYGKELYLKDLVLPNHTDAEKIGFLPEQIIWCQENESYMWRFFIEESLLFSSDSKLPNRFINVAPFSKFYLEIDNESPGRVGQWVGWQIVRSFMENNEVSLQDMLKMEAKELFEKSKYKPKKNE, encoded by the coding sequence ATGAAAAAGTATTTTGCAATATTAACATTGGGTTTTTTGTTAGTTTCTTGTGATCAAAAAACTAAAGTAGAAAAGGCTGTCGAAGAAATCCCGGTTGCCTTGCAAGTGGATAGGTTTGACCGGGCTTTTTTTGAAGCTAATCCAAATGAATTGGCTGCTTTGAAAGCAGAATACCCATTCTTTTTTCCTGAAGGAACACCGGATGAGGTTTGGATTGAAAAAATGCAAAACAAGGACTGGCGTGATTTATATACCGAAGTGCAAAAGAAATATCCTGATTTTGAGAAACAAACTAACGAAATTGAGGATTTGTTCAAACATTTAAAATATTATTTCCCTGAAACTGTTTTGCCTAAAGTTTACACGGTAATTGGTGAAATGGATTATACCAGCAAAGCCATTTATGCTAATGATAAATTAATCATCGCTTTGGAATTGTACCTTGGTAAAGAGGTCAAGTTTTATACTTTTCCCGAATATTTGAGACAAAATTTCGAAGAGCGACAGATGATGCCGGATATTGTCACCAGTTATGCCATAAGAAAAATTCCGCCCCCAAAAGACAAGACTTTATTGGGAGAAATGGTTTATTATGGGAAAGAATTGTACTTAAAAGATTTGGTGCTTCCCAATCATACCGATGCTGAAAAAATAGGTTTTCTACCGGAACAAATTATTTGGTGTCAAGAAAATGAAAGTTATATGTGGCGCTTTTTTATTGAAGAAAGTTTGCTCTTCAGTTCGGATTCTAAATTACCGAATCGATTTATCAACGTAGCGCCATTCTCTAAATTCTATCTGGAAATTGACAATGAATCGCCCGGTAGAGTCGGACAATGGGTGGGTTGGCAAATTGTTCGCTCGTTTATGGAAAATAACGAAGTAAGTTTACAAGATATGCTGAAAATGGAAGCCAAAGAATTATTTGAAAAATCAAAATACAAACCCAAAAAGAATGAGTAA
- a CDS encoding RNA polymerase sigma factor, with the protein MKVINLHKEEKELIELAIENNRHAQHQIYSKYAPKMLSVCRQYIKDVHQAEDIMITAFMKVFTNLKNFEHKGSFEGWIRRVMINECISFIRVQKKVKFIEDETYFEERHNNIESQFSVEDIQFLIDSLPDGYKMIFNLYAIEGFKHHEIATMLGISEGTSKSQLSHARKMLQENVTKLKNYENGTE; encoded by the coding sequence TTGAAAGTAATCAACTTACATAAAGAGGAAAAAGAATTAATCGAGTTGGCCATCGAAAACAATCGCCATGCTCAGCATCAGATTTATTCCAAATATGCTCCGAAAATGTTGAGTGTTTGCCGTCAGTATATAAAAGATGTACACCAAGCGGAAGACATTATGATTACCGCTTTTATGAAAGTGTTTACCAATCTGAAAAATTTTGAACACAAAGGCAGTTTTGAAGGTTGGATCAGAAGAGTAATGATTAACGAATGCATTTCGTTTATCAGAGTTCAGAAAAAAGTAAAGTTCATTGAAGACGAAACGTATTTTGAAGAAAGACATAATAATATTGAAAGTCAATTTTCAGTGGAAGACATACAGTTTTTGATTGACAGTTTGCCCGATGGCTACAAAATGATTTTCAATTTATATGCGATAGAAGGATTTAAACATCACGAAATCGCCACGATGCTAGGCATCAGTGAAGGCACTTCAAAATCACAATTATCACACGCTCGAAAAATGTTGCAGGAGAATGTTACCAAATTAAAAAATTATGAAAATGGAACCGAATAA
- a CDS encoding response regulator transcription factor, which translates to MINVCIADNFPVVHFGMKAYFKDHPEISIVSNVGNFFMVPDALRNKEIDVLIIDLELEGLKSIYEVKSIIRNFPKTKVIVFSSLSEHIYAPNAIKAGCAGYVHKTSKLENLGITIVKVHQGQIILNEEIKRNLALIAKQNKSERLYRKLSNREIEVLRFLSDGKKNNEIAKILALNEKTISTYKLRLLTKLNVTNLVDLVNKAKTLEIV; encoded by the coding sequence ATGATAAATGTATGTATTGCGGATAACTTTCCAGTTGTTCACTTTGGAATGAAAGCATATTTCAAAGATCACCCTGAAATAAGCATCGTTTCCAATGTAGGAAATTTTTTTATGGTTCCCGATGCCTTAAGAAACAAAGAAATTGACGTCTTAATCATCGATTTAGAACTTGAAGGACTTAAAAGTATTTATGAAGTCAAGTCAATCATCAGAAATTTCCCGAAGACTAAAGTTATCGTCTTCAGTAGTTTGTCGGAGCACATCTACGCACCAAACGCTATCAAAGCAGGCTGTGCAGGTTATGTTCACAAGACATCAAAGCTTGAGAATTTAGGAATAACCATTGTCAAAGTACACCAAGGACAAATTATCCTAAATGAAGAAATCAAGAGAAACTTAGCATTAATTGCCAAGCAAAACAAATCAGAACGTTTGTACCGCAAACTTTCGAACAGAGAGATTGAAGTGTTGCGTTTCTTAAGCGATGGCAAGAAAAACAATGAAATCGCTAAAATTTTAGCCCTTAACGAAAAAACTATCAGTACTTACAAACTTCGCCTGCTAACGAAGCTTAACGTGACGAACTTGGTTGACCTCGTGAATAAAGCTAAGACTTTGGAAATCGTTTAA
- a CDS encoding O-methyltransferase: MHFLSDELEDYVALHSENEPELLAQLNKETYQKILQPRMLSGHFQGRVLSMLSKIIHPKNVLEIGTYTGYATLCMAEGLAENGAIDTIDVNEELVDFQRKYFDRSDWGNQIIQHLGSAIDIIPTLNKKYDLVFIDADKDNYINYFHLVVPIMNKGGIILSDNVLWSGKVLEEVKPNDKTTKLIMEYNELLKNDSRVETVLLPIRDGLTVSRIK, encoded by the coding sequence ATGCATTTCCTTTCAGACGAATTAGAAGATTATGTTGCCTTACACTCAGAAAACGAACCTGAATTATTGGCACAACTGAACAAAGAAACCTATCAAAAAATTCTGCAACCTCGCATGTTGAGCGGTCATTTTCAAGGCAGAGTTTTGAGTATGTTGTCAAAGATTATTCATCCGAAGAATGTATTGGAAATTGGCACTTATACCGGTTATGCCACTTTGTGCATGGCAGAAGGTTTAGCTGAAAACGGTGCCATTGACACCATTGATGTAAACGAAGAATTAGTTGATTTCCAACGTAAATATTTTGACCGAAGTGATTGGGGAAATCAAATCATACAACATCTGGGCAGTGCAATTGATATTATCCCGACTTTAAATAAAAAATACGATTTGGTTTTCATTGATGCCGATAAGGACAATTATATCAACTATTTTCATTTGGTAGTACCCATCATGAATAAAGGCGGCATTATCTTATCAGACAATGTGTTGTGGAGCGGAAAAGTTTTAGAAGAAGTGAAACCCAATGATAAAACCACTAAACTTATCATGGAATACAATGAATTATTGAAAAACGATTCGAGAGTAGAAACAGTTTTATTGCCTATTCGTGACGGTTTGACCGTTTCGAGAATTAAATAA